A window of Armatimonadota bacterium contains these coding sequences:
- a CDS encoding PD40 domain-containing protein — translation MPDSESPLEPRDSAAGGRLDSWKEIAAYLDREDRTVRRWEKTEGLPVHRHVHSKRATVYAFKAELDAWLKGRDELNDHGDTATAARRRRFAYVLAIAAAAALIAIAYLFSMGSAGFGSGKSVAGALINGASEGANHDPKYTILFGDVPQGPSVRQPSFDISPSGDRGVFYEVRDGAPGQLYLYEQSGSVVRPLLNDLGPWQGFRYPSWSPRGRLIAYVADRLAGSGTETAARERNRVAAIFVVSPDGGTPRQIGPTMREIHGLCWTPDGQGLSYLDSDRGGVHTVSLDGSGVKTMPLDTSMPVSFGGYSPDGRWLAIKVRTDTHLVGMHSEIRLLSTTGGQAVSLTTVPGLLVSLTWAPDGSSLYYSSDASGGRNIWKLSIDPKTGAPHGDPVQVTFFSGASALYPKFIGGGRRIAFLLTRMDRTIHVADASRPTESRSVASGREPKLSPDGQVLYFLKSDPGGPGIYAVPSDGGTPLRLAERIGRDFDLSPDGATLAYFRHIGSEAALFTVTTRGGEPRLLLEFEGSTEWAHWPRWSPDGSLLAYAHGTGLYVIPSGGGTPKKLAELPRWQEQSLRWSPDGEFIAAFGYPDGYEGNNNVVVVVPASGGEPRQLTSAGASKEGLEWHPDGQRLTYHVTMGYTRQVFLDGRPPSRLVNQPERWDHLGKWAPDGRRFFFLSYADDNSTVVYVFDESTGDISPFPSGESLPTWSRDGRTMAWVSMKFTRQIWIMSDFR, via the coding sequence ATGCCAGACTCAGAGTCACCACTCGAACCTCGCGACTCAGCAGCGGGCGGCCGCCTTGATTCATGGAAGGAGATCGCGGCCTATCTGGATCGCGAAGACCGCACAGTCCGTCGGTGGGAGAAGACCGAGGGGCTGCCGGTGCATCGTCACGTTCACAGCAAGAGGGCCACGGTCTATGCCTTCAAGGCGGAGCTCGACGCCTGGTTGAAGGGCCGCGATGAGCTGAACGACCACGGGGACACGGCTACAGCGGCCAGGCGCCGCCGGTTTGCCTACGTACTGGCGATCGCCGCTGCGGCGGCCCTCATCGCGATCGCCTATCTCTTCTCGATGGGCTCGGCGGGTTTCGGTTCGGGCAAGAGCGTAGCTGGCGCCTTGATCAACGGCGCGTCTGAAGGTGCCAATCACGATCCCAAGTACACGATCCTCTTCGGCGACGTTCCTCAAGGCCCCTCTGTCCGCCAGCCGTCGTTCGACATCTCCCCGAGCGGCGATCGCGGCGTGTTCTATGAAGTAAGAGACGGGGCGCCGGGCCAGCTCTACCTTTATGAGCAGTCCGGCTCTGTGGTCCGGCCGCTCTTAAACGACCTTGGACCATGGCAGGGTTTCCGCTATCCGAGCTGGTCCCCCAGAGGACGCCTCATCGCGTACGTAGCGGACAGGCTTGCGGGGTCGGGAACAGAAACAGCAGCACGAGAGCGAAACCGGGTTGCTGCAATATTCGTCGTCAGCCCGGACGGCGGCACGCCCCGCCAGATCGGTCCGACCATGCGGGAGATCCACGGTCTTTGCTGGACGCCCGACGGGCAGGGCCTCTCGTACTTGGATTCAGACAGGGGCGGCGTACACACGGTTTCGTTGGACGGCAGCGGAGTCAAGACGATGCCATTAGACACATCCATGCCTGTTTCCTTCGGCGGTTACTCTCCGGACGGCCGATGGTTGGCCATCAAGGTCCGAACCGATACCCATCTGGTCGGGATGCACTCCGAGATACGGCTTCTTTCCACAACAGGCGGCCAGGCCGTTAGCCTCACGACCGTTCCCGGGCTTCTCGTCAGCCTCACGTGGGCACCGGACGGCAGCAGCCTTTACTATTCTTCGGACGCGAGTGGCGGACGGAACATCTGGAAACTGAGTATCGACCCGAAGACGGGCGCTCCGCACGGCGATCCCGTGCAGGTGACGTTCTTTAGCGGTGCATCGGCCCTCTATCCGAAGTTCATCGGGGGTGGACGGCGAATCGCCTTCCTTCTTACAAGAATGGATAGGACGATCCATGTGGCGGACGCGTCCCGTCCAACGGAGAGCAGAAGTGTGGCGAGCGGTCGGGAGCCAAAACTCTCTCCGGACGGACAGGTCCTATACTTTCTGAAATCCGACCCGGGTGGCCCAGGAATATACGCGGTGCCGAGCGACGGCGGTACGCCGCTGCGCCTGGCCGAAAGGATCGGTCGCGATTTCGATCTGTCGCCCGACGGCGCAACCCTCGCCTACTTCCGGCACATAGGCAGCGAGGCCGCGCTCTTCACCGTGACCACACGCGGGGGCGAGCCCCGGCTGCTGCTTGAATTTGAAGGGAGTACAGAGTGGGCGCATTGGCCGCGTTGGTCGCCGGACGGCTCTCTCCTTGCATATGCGCACGGGACCGGCCTTTACGTGATACCTTCCGGCGGCGGCACGCCCAAGAAACTTGCGGAGCTGCCCCGCTGGCAAGAGCAGTCCCTGCGGTGGTCGCCCGACGGCGAGTTCATCGCCGCGTTCGGCTACCCCGACGGGTACGAGGGCAACAACAATGTGGTTGTCGTGGTGCCCGCGTCGGGAGGTGAGCCGCGACAACTCACATCTGCCGGCGCATCGAAGGAGGGCCTTGAGTGGCACCCTGACGGTCAGAGGCTGACGTACCACGTCACCATGGGGTATACGCGGCAGGTCTTTCTCGACGGCAGGCCTCCGAGCCGGCTGGTCAACCAGCCCGAGCGTTGGGACCATCTGGGAAAGTGGGCGCCGGACGGCCGCCGGTTCTTTTTCTTGAGTTATGCAGACGACAATTCCACCGTCGTCTATGTGTT